Below is a genomic region from Neisseria zoodegmatis.
GTAATGGTATCAAAGCGGGGTTTGGCATTGGGGGCTAGTGATTTGTATAGGCTTTCACGGGATACCCCCGCATCTTTGGCTACTTGCATTATGCCCCGCGCTTTGGCGGCGGTATTGATGGCCTGTAACAAAATATTGTTGTCGTTTGCGTCTATGGCTTCTTCTGCCGCCGCTTCCAAGAATAAGGCTATGTCTTCTTCGTCTTGCAAATAGCGGGCGGGGTCAAATGGGGTAATGGTGGTTTTAGTCATGGCTTAATTCCTGTTTGATTTGGTGGGCGCGGGCTATATCGGCTTGCTGTGTGCCTTTGTCGCCGCCTATCAGCATAAAAATAACGGTATTGCCGCGTATGGTGTAGTAAAGGCGGTAGCCTTTTCCGTCTGTTATTCTCATTTCGCTTATTCCGCCGCCTATGGCTTTATGGTCGCCTAAGTTGCCCAATTGGGCGCGTAATAGGCGGGCGGCAATCTTGGCTTTGGCGCGTTTGTCTTTTAGGGCGGCAAGCCATGTTTCAAAGTGGTTTGTGGTTTTGATTTGGTATTCCATATATTGATTATGTATCCGATTGGATACATTGTCAATGCGTATGCCCTGCCGTTTCAGACGGCCATAAAAAACACCAGCGGCGGGGCTGGTGTCGGGTTGGTTTTCTGCCGATAAACCTTAAGGGCTTTCAGACGGCCTATTGTTCGGCTTGGTTGTCGCTGTCTTGGCTTGGCGGCTCTATGCCTACCAGCACATAAAAACGTCCTTTGCCATAGCGTTTGAATTGCCAGCGGCTGTCTTTTCCATCACGTTTCAGCCATTTAATACCGAAAAGTACATTACAAGTCTTGTTTGTTTCAAAACTTTTGGATATTTCGTTTTCAAATACGGCGGGGATTATCCAAAATTCGTCTAAATGCGCCTGCTCTTTGCGCTTTCGATAGCCTGCGTGGTCTTGATTGGTAAATTCGCTGTTCCAATCCACAAAGCGCATGGATTCTGCGTAAAGTTGCATGAAGTCTATGGCCTGTTTGATGATTTGGTTGTCTTCATATTTGCCTGTGCCTGTGCGGCGGTGCCATGCGTCGAAACATTGCTTGATGCCTGTCATGCCTACCCCTGCGCCTAAGCCTGTAATGCCGTGCTTGGCGGCCAGTTCCAGCGCGGCGGCGGTTATGGCAAAGCGTAAGGCAACGGTGCGGCTTTGGCCGTCGGTATCGGGCAACATGGCCATAAAGTCGGCCATTATAGCGCGGGCTTCGTTGATGGCTTTAGGGTCTTCCAATAACAGGCGGATAAGGGCGCGGCCTGCTGTGCCGTGGTATCGGGCGGCGTGGGCGGTAATGGCTTCGCTTAAGGCTGCGCCTTTTTCGTGGCCGTGCAGGGTGTCAAAAACGCCTAAGCCGTGGCCTGCGTCGCTGGGAATATCGGGCAGGCGGGCGGCTTGGCCTGCGTTCCATTCTACGCCTGCCGTTTTCAGAAAGCTGTTTAGGGGCTTTTCGCCTGTGGAAAGCATGAAAATCCGCCAGCGGCTTAATTCCCGGTTGCCGCCGTCTTTTGCGCCCTGTACTTTGGAAACGCCGTTAATCACGGAATAGGCGGTTTGAGCTACGGCTTTTGCGTTGGCTTGGCCGATTTCGTCTAATACCAGTAGGCCGTCATTGCGGGCGGCGGCGGTGTTGGTAAAGCCTAAGCCTGTGCCTGTCCATGTCAGCATAAGCGTTTCAGGGTTGCCCCATACGGATAATGCGGCTTTGGCGGCGGTTGATTTGCCGTCGCGTGAATCGCCGAAAAGGTGGAATCCCCCTGCTTCGATATTCAACAGGCGGGCAAGCGGGGCGGCTAGGGCGGTGCCGATTGCCAAGCATAAGCGGCTGTTGCCTGCCATATAGCGGGCTATGCCTTGCTGCCAGTCTTCAAGGCTGCCGCTTTCGGTGTAGCTGTCGGCCTGTGATTTGTCGCCGTTGTAAATCACTTTGGCGGGCTGTTTTTTGGCGGTTATGGCTTCGCCGTTGGGCAGGATATAGGCTGTATTGTCGGCACACCAGCCCGCGCGGTTGGTTACGGTGTAGCGTTCGTTGCTGCCGTCGGTTTGCAGATAATCGGCCAGTAATTCGCGTTTTCTGCGGCTTGCCATGATTGTAATGCCGTGTGATTGCAGGCGTTGCCAGTTTACGCCGATTTCGGCCATCGGCAGGGCTTCTATGCGGGCTTTGCGGGTTACGGCATCGCGCCAGCGGATAATGCGGTAATGGCTGCCCGTTTCGTCGGTGCCGCGCCCAATAAGCTCGATTGGGTCGGCCAGTTTCAGCGGGGATTTTTCGTGAACTTCGCCATTATTGTCGGTTTCTACGGCAATGTAGAAAACGCTGTTTTGGGTGCATTGGAAATACGGGCGCAATTCTGCTTGTTCAAACTCGGCAAGGGCGGTGGCCTGAATGGTTTCGGGGCTGGTGTCGGCGGTGTTGTCGTGTATAGTTTCGTTTTTCATGATGGTATTCCTGATTTTTCCTGTTTTGGGCGGCCTGTATCGGCTGCCCTTTTTGTTTGCCGGTGTATTTCAGACGGCAGGCGGGAAAATCTGCGCTGTTTGGGGTGTTATCCGCTTAGGTAAGGGGTAAGGCCGTCTGAAAGGGAAACGGGCTGAAAACGCAAATACGGCGGTTTACGGCGGGGCGGTCTGTTCGTCTTGGCGGCAGTTCAGTTCGTCTAAAGCGTCAAAGCCTGCTGTTTCGGGCTGCCATATCCGCGCCTTGATACCCGCTTTGATGGCTCTTACTGCCAAGCTGTGGGCGGCTTTCATGCCCGTGCGGTTGTCGTCGTTGTCGGCGCAAATAAACAGTTCCTGCGTTTCAGACGGCCATATAAACGAAGCCATGCCGTAAGCGGATAAGGCGGCAACGGCGGGCAGGCCGAAAAGGGCGCGGGCGGCAAAGGCGGTTTCTATGCCCTCGGCAACAATCAGGCGGCCTTGCGTATCAGGCTGGAAAAGGTGTACCGCTGCGCCTTTCAGGGCATCGGGTAAACGGGATTGCATCTTTTTGGCGGGCAACGGCTCGCCTGTGTGCGGGTGGTGGATATTCAGTTTGGTAAAGGTCGGGGTATGGTTGCCGTTATCGACGTATAGCTTGGTATAAACCGCATCAAGGTAGGTTTTATGCAAGCCCTGTAATTGGCCGTCGGCGGTGGTTACGGCGGCCAGCATGGCGGGGAAATAGCCGATTAACAGCGGCTTGGCCGTTTGGCCGTCGGTGTCGGTTGCCCATAGGGGTAAGGCTGCGTGATAACGGATATTGAAGGCCGTCTGAAAAGCGGTATCAGGTATGCCGCGCCCGTGCAGATATTGCGCGGCGGGGTCTTGGCTGCTGATGGGTATGGCTTCGTGCCATAGATTCAGCAAGGCGGCCTGTTTGTCTTGCGGCGGGGCGGCAGGCTTGGCAGGGGGCAACGGGGCGCGGGGCTGGTGTTGCCCTGCTTGGCCGTCTGAAAAACCCAATAAAGCGGCGGTTTCGTTGGCGGCGGTGGCAAAGTCGTAACCAAACACCAGCATAAGCAAGTCAAAGCCGCTGCCGCCGTCGGGGGTGCATTGGTTGCAGATAAACGCGCCCGTGCCTTGATAGTCGGTGTAGCGGTAACGGTCTTTACCGCCGCAATAGGGGCAGGGGCAATGTTTACGGGGGTTAAGGTATTCGCGGGGAATGCCAAGCGCGGCATGGATTTCAGGCCAGCGGCCAGCGGCGGCGGCTTTCAGGTCGGATAGGTCGTAAGATTTCATGGCCCGGCCCCTATTCGCCAATCGGTTCATACACCACCCCGGCAAGCGGGTTTTTCGTCCAATCGGCAGGAATGGCGGCTTGTCCGTCTGAAACGACACTTACCGGCATGGCTGGCGGCTCTATATCGGCGCGTTTGGCGGTGCATGATGAAAATGCAAGGGAAACCATGCAGGCGGCTAATGTGCCTGTGAAAATGGCGGCGGTTTTGGCTGGATTAATGGCCTGTTTGTGCTTGGTTTTCTCGGTGTTGCGGTGCAATGTGATATTCATGATGTCTGCTCCGTTTCAGACGGCCTTATCTCGATACCCGCCTGAAAAAAGGTTGCACTTACCCCGCCTTGCCCGCGCGGGGCAAAGCTGGGGGAATAACAAAAGGGGGGATTATCGGGCGGTCTGCTCGGTTTTTTTCTCGGCCGCTTCTTCAGCCGTATCTACAACGTCATACAAGTCATAGCACAATGATTTGCCGTTGCAATCAAGACGGGTTTTTTCAACCAGACGGGCAAGTAATTCCGCCTGTGAATGGATAAGCACATTGTTTCCGCTTGCCAGTTCTTTGATAGTCAAGGCGATAGTTTCGGCGGCATCGGCCAGTTGCTCTAAGTCATACAAGGCATCGGCGGCCTTTTGTGCGGTAGCGATAGATACGGTTACGGTTTGGGGATTTTGCGCCTGCTGCGCGGTTTGAGTTTTTTGCATTTTGAATGCTCCGTTTATGTTTTTGAGATTAAGAAACCCATTAGGGGGGCGGTGCTCTCTCTGTCATAAACAAACAGCCTGCGCCTTACGGTTGGCAGACACCGCCATAACTTGACTTGATAGGCCGTCTGAAAAATGGCCGCTCAATGTGAAATTTTGGCGTGAAAAAATCAGCGTTTACCCTGCTGATTTGGGGTTTATGATTTAGAGAGAATCTGTAATTTAATTCTCAATGCTCAAGCTGTCAATGGTTTTGTTTGGCCGGTGTTGTGCAAAAGGGCTGATTGTTGCTTCCCTGCCATGCAAAACACCAGCAAACAAAGGGGCTTATACGCTTTGGCCGTCTGTGAAAATGTCGGTGTGTTTCTCACGCGCGCACGCGCGTATCTCTGACAAAATTCAATGATTCCGGTATCACTATGCTGTCCCTGCGGTTAAGGCCGTCTGAAAAGCGGCTCTGTGCGGTGCGGCCATGCGGTTTAATACTAAATCCCGCTCATCGGCTGATTTTCCGGCCATGTATAAAGCGGCATTTTTGATTTCAAGCTGCTTGATCATCTTCAATTGTGCCGCGCTTAAACCGTCTCTATTCAGCTTTGCCCATTTGCCGGTTAACGCCCGATTAATGCGGCATGATTCATTGATGTAAGTGAAACGCCCGGGAACATTACCGGCTGCCGCTTCTGCTTCGTATATCGCTTCACACATCAAGCGGTGGCCGGTTGCTGCTTCTTCCCTTGATGGTTTCCAGTCTTTACCGTCTATCAGTAAGGCCTTGATGGTTTGGTCTGCCCATATTTCAAACTCAAGACTGATAAAACGGGCAAAACACACCATTAAATCAGGGTGCAGCCATGTGCCGCCGTTATGCCGCCCGCGTTTGGTCTGTATCAATTCGGGACAGTCGGCAGGGTTGAATGGTGTTTTTAAATCCCCCGTTTTCGGGGTATTTAAAAAACCGTGTTTAGCTGCGATTGCGCGTATGTAGTCCTGATTGCGACGTCTCTCGAAAAACTTATCAAGCCGCTTGCCGTGGTATTCTGCTATTTCGGTAGCGTTAAACCATGCTTCGCGGGTGGCATGAATGGACAAGCCTTGATAGTCGAGTGTGATCGGTTTCATCATGCCGCCCCTTTCTCTGCTGCCAGTGTGTAGATACCGCGTTTAACGGTTCTGCCGCGCTTGTTGATATGCGGCTGCATGGTGCAGATAACGGGATAACCGGCACGCCGTAAATCCATGACACGGGCGTTAAATCCCATAATGCCCATCTGCGCGGCCTGATAGCTGGTTAGGCTTTGCCCGCTCTGCAAGATGGCTAGGATTTCGCCGCATTGTGATTCAGGGGAAAAGGGGGTATAGTTCCGGCTTGCTTTGTTGATGCCGTCTGAAATGCCGTTGCTGGTGTTTTGGGCGGTTTCTTTTTTCATGATTCGCCCCCATTAGATACGGTTTGCCGCTTGTTTGGCGATATATTCGTCTATTTCACTTTCCAGCCAGCCGATTGCATTGCCGCTGTCGGATAACTTAAACGGGCGGGGCATATCGGGGTCGTGGCGGCGGTTTTTGGGGTCGAGACGATACCAAAGCGTGCTTGATGAAATGCCAAGACGTTTGATTACTTCGTTTTGTCGTAAGATGGTTGCCATAAATCAATTTCTTTCTGCCCGTGAGGGCGGGGTTGGAATATGGCAAGTTTGCAAGATGAAACAGGGTGGCAGACAATATATGACATACTGTCATGACACCCTGTCATAATTGATTTTATTGATATTTTTATTCGGGCAATCCTAATATTCTTGCTGCTTCATCAGGCCTTCTACTAGATCCTGATAAGTTTGCTTTTTCTTGGAAAGTGATGGAAACACTTTTCTTTAAAGGTTGCTCCCCGGTTTCGTATTTATATTCATGTGCGTGATGTAGCAGGGTTTGAATCAATGCTTCAAACTCTGGAGCAGACTTCCTGTGCTTTTGAATAATCTCTAAATCTTCAGAAAGAACTTGTTTTTGGGTTTCTGATAACTTTTTAATCCGGTCCAATAAAACTTTTAATTGTTTTTTAAGAATCTTATTTTGCTCTCTAAGATTTTTAATCTCATTCTTATCATCAAGAATACTTTTTAGCTCTTCCAAAGCCTCTTTAGCTTCTTCTTTACTTAGAATCCTATCATTCTCTTCTTTTGTACGTATAAATTCATCAATATCTCCACATAAAGGAATATTGAAATATGATTTTAAGTGCTTAGTTACAATGTCCTTTTTCAAAAAATATTTTTGATAATCGTTGTAACTGACCCAGTTAGGATTATCTTCGGTCGAACCTGAATCAAAAGCATTATATATAGCTACAAATTTTAAAAAGTTATAGAAAGGTCTTTCTATATCAACTTGTATGTATTCATCTGAAATAGTTTTTTCAAATGCAAATTCATCAATATCTCCGTAAGCATTAATATCATCTAAATAAACACGCTTATATCCCTGTAATAAATATTTAGCTGTATTAGCAAGGCTAGGGGTTTCCTCGTCTAGTGATTGAACAAAAAGAATAATATCTTCAAGCAAAATATATTGGTCTTTTTCTGCTTTTAGCTTGTCATTAATAAATCCCATTTCTCAAACGCTCCCAAAACGTCAATTCCCTGCAAAATAGAAAACCACACCAACAAGACTAGGGATTGCCCTGTTTTCGCCTTTGGTAGCTAATCGCGGGCTAGGTGTGGCTGTAAACTTTTCAGACGGCCTATTCTCGGCTGCCTGTTTCACTCTCGATCATCTCGCGGGCTTGGTTATACCGTTCCCGCAAATAATCTGAATACCATTGCATCATTTCTACTCTATGCGGCCAGTATTCCGCCCGATTGTAAGCGGCGCGGATTTTATCTTTCGGCACATGGGCAAGCTGGCGTTCTATGGCATCGGGGTTAAAGTCCTGTTCGTTTAATACGCTGCTGGCCAAGCTGCGGAATCCGTGCGGTGTGGCCGTGCCTTTATATCCTAGCCGCTCGATAATTCGGTTTAGGGTGGCTTCGCTGATAAATCCTGCCGTTTTTGTGCGGCTGGGGAATAAATAAGGCGTTTGTCCTGTGTGGCCGTGTAGCTCTTGCAGTAATTCCAGCGTCCAATCTGAAAGCGGTATCACATGGGAGCGGGGTAGCTTCATTCGCTCGGCGGGGATAGTCCATGTTTTCGCCTGCCAGTCTATTTCATGCCATTGGCCGCTGCGTAATTCGGTGCTTCTTACGAACACCAGCATAACCAGCATTACGGCTATGCGGTTTTGCGGATCAATATCGGCCAATATCAAGCGGCGGTAAAACTCGGTCAGTTCTTCACGGGGCAAGGCGGGTAAATGGCGGGTTTCCGCTTTGGCCAAAAAGCCGCGTAATGGGGCGGCGGGGTTACGGTCGGTTATCTCAAGCATGGCGGCATAGCCATATACGGCGGCTATCCATTGCCTGATTTTTTCAGCGGTGGCGGTTGCATTGCGGGCGGCTATGCGCTCGATTACGGCTTTCACGTCTGCTACGGCTATACCGTCTATCTGTTGCCCGCCGATATACGGGAAAACGTCTTTTGAAAAGTGATTGAGAATGCGGGCGGCATTGTCGGGCTTCCAGCGGTGCAGGTTCTCGCTATGCCATCGGCGCGTTATTGCTTCAAAGGTATTGAGTAGGGCTGCCTGCCGCTCTTGCTTGGCCTGTTGCTTAGCTGCGCTGGGGTCTTGCCCTGTTGCAATCAGGCGGCGGGCATTTTCGGCGGCTTCTCGGGCTTCGCTCAAAGAAACGGCGGGATATTTTCCGATTGAAAGTAATTTCTCTTTGCCGTCTATGCGGTATTTCAGCCGCCATAACTTCCCGCCCGCTGGTGTAACCTGTAAAAACATGCCTTTGCCATCTGCTAGTTTGTATGGCTTGGCGGCGGGCTTGGCATTCTTTATTTGGCGGTCATTTAGCGGCATTTGGGGGTATTTTTTTAGGGGTGTTTTTCAGATACCCCTAAATATACCCCCGTTTTTTGGTTTATTCAATTAGACGGGATTTTACTGTATTGGATAATTAAGGCCGCCTGAAAACACCCTTAATCGGGCTGAAAGCCTTGTTATACTTGAATCTTGGTTTATGGCGTTAGACGGTATTAGACGTAAAAAAACAGCCCGAAAATTGGGCTGTTTTCTTTTGATGGTGCCGACAATGAGACTTGAACTCATACGACCTAGGGTCACTACCCCCTCAAGATAGCGTGTCTACCAATTCCACCATGTCGGCAATAAACTTTAAATTGTATTAACGCGTGCTTTATTTGGTAGGTGCAGCAGGCGTTTGTTGGGTATTTTGAGCCGGAGCGTTTTGTGTTTGCGCCGGTGCGGTTTGTTGTACGGTGCTGAAATCCAAACCGTGTTTGTGGGTATGGGTGCTGATGTACACCATAGCCATGCAGGTTGCAAAGAAAATGGTTGCTGCGATGGCGGTGCTGCGGCTTAAGAAGTTGGCGTTGCCAGCCGAACCGAATACACCTTGGGCGCTACCGCTTCCGGAACCGAATGTTGCGCCGGCATCTGCGCCTTTGCCATGCTGCATTAAAACCAGCACGATAACTGCTAAGGCGGAGAAGATGTTGATAATCCAAATAACGGTTTTAAAGGCTTCCATAATCTTTACGAATCTTGTGCGGCATCGATAATGGCGGTAAAGGAGTCGTAAGACAAGGAGGCTCCGCCTACTAAAGCACCGTCTACATACGGCACGGCAAAAATGTCTGCTGCATTGTTGGCATTGACGCTTCCGCCGTAAAGGATGCGAATATTAACATCGTTGCCGCACAATGACAAGATTTGTTTGTGAATAAAAGCGTGCATTTCTGCGATTTGATCGGTTGTGGCAACTTTGCCGGTGCCGATGGCCCATACTGGCTCGTAGGCAACGGCGATATCTTTGGTATTGAGGCCTTCTAAAATGGAGAGTTGGTGGGCAATGATTTCTTGCTCTTTGCCGGCTTCGCGTTCTTCAAGGCTTTCGCCGACGCACAATAAGGGAGTGAGGCCGACATTTAATACGTTGACCATTTTTTGGCGTTGTATTTCGTTTTTTTCACCGAAATACAGGCTGCGTTCGGAGTGTCCGATTAAGACGATATCGACGCCGATGTCGGCCATCATTTCGGCGGATACTTCGCCGGTGTAGGCTCCGTTATTGGGAAAGCGGCTGACGTCTTGGGCGCAGGTGAGAATGCGGTTGTTGAGCACAATCTGCATGGCGTTGTGCAGTTGGAGCAGGTAAACGGTGGGGGCGGCCAAGCCGATGAGGACTCGGTCTGTGGTGGGCATGATGCGGAAACGGTGCATCAGGGCGTTGTTGCTTTGCAGGCGGCCGTTCATTTTCCAGTTGCCGATAACCCATTTTTTATCCCACATGATTGGTTCCTTTGTTTACTTGCAGAATATTCGGATTTTAACGCACATTGCCGTGCTGTGTGGCGGTTTCGTGGGTTGGGAATGGGAAGTGGATATGCTTTTTTGTTGAATTTTATAAAAATTTTATTTGATTTGAAGGCAGTGTGGGGAGGCTGCGATTGAAGCTTTGGTGTTGGGTGTATGGATTGATGGAAGGTGTTGTGTGGTAATCGGCTTGACCGTATAAATGGCTTGCCGCGACAATACTGCCCGTTTTAGAAAATTTAAACGGAATGAAATGAGTATGCACGAGCTTCATGTAGAGAGTACGGACAAAGCTGAAATTTATAAGGAAATTCTGCCGCAGATTGAATGCTTGATTCAGGATGAAACGGATTTGATCGCGAATTTAGCCAATATTGCTGCGGTATTGAAAGCGGCATTCGGTTGGTTGTGGGTGGGTTTTTATTTGGTTGATGCTGAAAAACGCGAATTGGTGCTGGGGCCGTTTCAGGGGCCGTTGGCTTGTACGCGGATTCCTTTCGGCAGAGGGGTGTGCGGGCAGGCTTGGGCGCGGGAAGAGACGATAGTAGTTGAAGATGTTAACCTGCATCCCGACCACATTGCTTGTTCGTCGTTATCTCAGTCTGAAATTGTGGTGCCCGTGCGCAATCGTTCGGGGCAGCTGATTGCGGTATTGGATGCGGATGCGGAAACAACGGCTTGCTATGACGGTACGGATGAATATTATTTGAACAAGTTGGCTGAAATGATTGCGGCGAATCAAGCGTGAGGCCGTCTGAAAAATACTGTTACACCGCTGTGAAAACCATTATAATCATGCGTTGTATTTGATGTAGCGGTTTATCTCTTGAATAATAATCATGTTTTCTCCTGCCGAGCGGAGGAGGGAGCGGTCAAACCACCCCAAAAGTAATCACGGAGCACGGAATGAATTTTGAACAAGCGCGTTTCAATATGGTAGAGCAACAAATCCGCCCTTGGGATGTGTTGGATTTTGATGTTTTAGATGCGTTGAGTGAAGTTCCGCGCGAATATTTTGTGGCTGAGTCGCAGCAGGCTTATGCTTATGCAGATAAAACTTTGCCGTTGCCCAACGGCGGCAGTATGTTGGAACCGAAGATTGTGGCGCGTTTGATTCAGGGCTTGGCTTTGAAAGCGGACGACAAAGTACTGGAAGTGGGCACCGGCTCGGGTTATGCGGCAGCTTTGCTGAGCAAACTCAGCGCTAATGTGATGACAGTGGATGTGGATGCTGAGCAGCAGCAGCGCGCTAAAGCGGTGTTGGACAAGCTCGGTTTTAACAAGATCATTTATGAGGTTGGCGACGGCTTGGCGGGTGCGCTGGGCGGTGCGCCTTTTGATGCGGTATATATCGGCGGCGCGGTGCCGGTTGTGCCAGAAGCGTTGAAAAACCAGTTGAACAACAACGGTGGCCGTATGGTTGTGGTGGTGGGTGAAGCGCCTGTTCAACGTGCTTTGCTGATTACCCGCAACGGTGATGCGTTTGCCGAGCAAGTGTTGTTTGATACTTATATTCCGCAATTGAAAACGCCGACCTTATCGCCGACAGCTAAATTTAATTTCTAAATTTGATGGTGAGGCCGTCTGAAATATTTTTCAGACGGCCTCATTCTATTGATAACAGAATGAACACCGACGCAATAGTCGGCAAGGAAAGTAGAAGACGATGATTC
It encodes:
- a CDS encoding KilA-N domain-containing protein; this translates as MMKPITLDYQGLSIHATREAWFNATEIAEYHGKRLDKFFERRRNQDYIRAIAAKHGFLNTPKTGDLKTPFNPADCPELIQTKRGRHNGGTWLHPDLMVCFARFISLEFEIWADQTIKALLIDGKDWKPSREEAATGHRLMCEAIYEAEAAAGNVPGRFTYINESCRINRALTGKWAKLNRDGLSAAQLKMIKQLEIKNAALYMAGKSADERDLVLNRMAAPHRAAFQTALTAGTA
- a CDS encoding helix-turn-helix domain-containing protein, encoding MKKETAQNTSNGISDGINKASRNYTPFSPESQCGEILAILQSGQSLTSYQAAQMGIMGFNARVMDLRRAGYPVICTMQPHINKRGRTVKRGIYTLAAEKGAA
- a CDS encoding DUF7146 domain-containing protein; this encodes MKSYDLSDLKAAAAGRWPEIHAALGIPREYLNPRKHCPCPYCGGKDRYRYTDYQGTGAFICNQCTPDGGSGFDLLMLVFGYDFATAANETAALLGFSDGQAGQHQPRAPLPPAKPAAPPQDKQAALLNLWHEAIPISSQDPAAQYLHGRGIPDTAFQTAFNIRYHAALPLWATDTDGQTAKPLLIGYFPAMLAAVTTADGQLQGLHKTYLDAVYTKLYVDNGNHTPTFTKLNIHHPHTGEPLPAKKMQSRLPDALKGAAVHLFQPDTQGRLIVAEGIETAFAARALFGLPAVAALSAYGMASFIWPSETQELFICADNDDNRTGMKAAHSLAVRAIKAGIKARIWQPETAGFDALDELNCRQDEQTAPP
- a CDS encoding type II toxin-antitoxin system RelE/ParE family toxin; this encodes MEYQIKTTNHFETWLAALKDKRAKAKIAARLLRAQLGNLGDHKAIGGGISEMRITDGKGYRLYYTIRGNTVIFMLIGGDKGTQQADIARAHQIKQELSHD
- a CDS encoding tyrosine-type recombinase/integrase → MPLNDRQIKNAKPAAKPYKLADGKGMFLQVTPAGGKLWRLKYRIDGKEKLLSIGKYPAVSLSEAREAAENARRLIATGQDPSAAKQQAKQERQAALLNTFEAITRRWHSENLHRWKPDNAARILNHFSKDVFPYIGGQQIDGIAVADVKAVIERIAARNATATAEKIRQWIAAVYGYAAMLEITDRNPAAPLRGFLAKAETRHLPALPREELTEFYRRLILADIDPQNRIAVMLVMLVFVRSTELRSGQWHEIDWQAKTWTIPAERMKLPRSHVIPLSDWTLELLQELHGHTGQTPYLFPSRTKTAGFISEATLNRIIERLGYKGTATPHGFRSLASSVLNEQDFNPDAIERQLAHVPKDKIRAAYNRAEYWPHRVEMMQWYSDYLRERYNQAREMIESETGSRE
- a CDS encoding protein-L-isoaspartate O-methyltransferase family protein, yielding MNFEQARFNMVEQQIRPWDVLDFDVLDALSEVPREYFVAESQQAYAYADKTLPLPNGGSMLEPKIVARLIQGLALKADDKVLEVGTGSGYAAALLSKLSANVMTVDVDAEQQQRAKAVLDKLGFNKIIYEVGDGLAGALGGAPFDAVYIGGAVPVVPEALKNQLNNNGGRMVVVVGEAPVQRALLITRNGDAFAEQVLFDTYIPQLKTPTLSPTAKFNF
- a CDS encoding addiction module antidote protein, yielding MTKTTITPFDPARYLQDEEDIALFLEAAAEEAIDANDNNILLQAINTAAKARGIMQVAKDAGVSRESLYKSLAPNAKPRFDTITKVLHALGVQMTFTAKPPQTAEKP
- the tpiA gene encoding triose-phosphate isomerase; the protein is MWDKKWVIGNWKMNGRLQSNNALMHRFRIMPTTDRVLIGLAAPTVYLLQLHNAMQIVLNNRILTCAQDVSRFPNNGAYTGEVSAEMMADIGVDIVLIGHSERSLYFGEKNEIQRQKMVNVLNVGLTPLLCVGESLEEREAGKEQEIIAHQLSILEGLNTKDIAVAYEPVWAIGTGKVATTDQIAEMHAFIHKQILSLCGNDVNIRILYGGSVNANNAADIFAVPYVDGALVGGASLSYDSFTAIIDAAQDS
- a CDS encoding GAF domain-containing protein, which gives rise to MHELHVESTDKAEIYKEILPQIECLIQDETDLIANLANIAAVLKAAFGWLWVGFYLVDAEKRELVLGPFQGPLACTRIPFGRGVCGQAWAREETIVVEDVNLHPDHIACSSLSQSEIVVPVRNRSGQLIAVLDADAETTACYDGTDEYYLNKLAEMIAANQA
- a CDS encoding DUF927 domain-containing protein, producing MKNETIHDNTADTSPETIQATALAEFEQAELRPYFQCTQNSVFYIAVETDNNGEVHEKSPLKLADPIELIGRGTDETGSHYRIIRWRDAVTRKARIEALPMAEIGVNWQRLQSHGITIMASRRKRELLADYLQTDGSNERYTVTNRAGWCADNTAYILPNGEAITAKKQPAKVIYNGDKSQADSYTESGSLEDWQQGIARYMAGNSRLCLAIGTALAAPLARLLNIEAGGFHLFGDSRDGKSTAAKAALSVWGNPETLMLTWTGTGLGFTNTAAARNDGLLVLDEIGQANAKAVAQTAYSVINGVSKVQGAKDGGNRELSRWRIFMLSTGEKPLNSFLKTAGVEWNAGQAARLPDIPSDAGHGLGVFDTLHGHEKGAALSEAITAHAARYHGTAGRALIRLLLEDPKAINEARAIMADFMAMLPDTDGQSRTVALRFAITAAALELAAKHGITGLGAGVGMTGIKQCFDAWHRRTGTGKYEDNQIIKQAIDFMQLYAESMRFVDWNSEFTNQDHAGYRKRKEQAHLDEFWIIPAVFENEISKSFETNKTCNVLFGIKWLKRDGKDSRWQFKRYGKGRFYVLVGIEPPSQDSDNQAEQ
- the secG gene encoding preprotein translocase subunit SecG, translating into MEAFKTVIWIINIFSALAVIVLVLMQHGKGADAGATFGSGSGSAQGVFGSAGNANFLSRSTAIAATIFFATCMAMVYISTHTHKHGLDFSTVQQTAPAQTQNAPAQNTQQTPAAPTK
- a CDS encoding helix-turn-helix transcriptional regulator, coding for MATILRQNEVIKRLGISSSTLWYRLDPKNRRHDPDMPRPFKLSDSGNAIGWLESEIDEYIAKQAANRI